In Mytilus trossulus isolate FHL-02 chromosome 10, PNRI_Mtr1.1.1.hap1, whole genome shotgun sequence, the DNA window tgttatatcCAGGTGTGTTGATAAGTCGTTATCCtaaggctatttttttcttatttttttctgtagacttagctttcattttttattaccATGCATTGTCAAGCTTGGTAACTCATAATTGTTTGTCAGTAACTAACTGTACGATGCTGTCCCATACTGAACCTTCTGACCTTgcttgtttacattaaaatttcaatggcgtcaaaatcacgtgatgtcaATTCGTTATACCCAATCAAATTGCTTTACTGTCAATTAGGGGATTTTCAGTCTACGGCAATTACGTTATTTCTTTGTGGGATATTGCTTCAAAATAGTTTGCAATAATTTTTGGGTTTTATTCAACAGGAAAACTCTCTTTTTGCCACCCCTTTTGACATCAAGggaattttgtatgaatatttacctacagtcatgatggtcagaaatatcgatctttttataaggaataaatagaaatttctatgaaaaataaatgtatattgtttttttattaaccaactCTATATTCCTGTACAAAATTATGGCATGGACATCgttttttcatatagttttcctttcattttggtTTGGCTTTTTTCGCGGGAAAATCGCGAAATACGTAAAGGGgcatgtcattttaaaattccaaaaaatactATTTGCTTGACCTGTATTGCCTGCCACAAGATTGATGACGCtgaatggaatgtacacaaagcAATGGAGGCCGGAAGTGGGATTTTGTGAAGTTCTAGAATGTTTTTAGACATTCGGAAGTGGGGATTGAAACGGGcattagaaaattggcattttttggcaataattgagaacaacaatgaaaacttacctttagaaatgtttttttattcaaaagtgcaGAAAAAACGTATTCTGCACTGTTTTTCTACGCCGGGAGTAGCGTAGTGACGTCAATGCAGAGTTTCCCCGTGTGTGAAGTTCAAACACAAATACCTAACGAACTGACAAGATGAACGATTTTAGACTACGGTAGGATATAGTATacaccatgacaagttatagatcaagttagAATTTTGTTCCAAAACAATGAATTCTAAACCGCTAGGGGACTATGTATGCCATGTAATACTCACAGAATGCTTGTTTTCTTAAACCTTTAGTCTGTACTTTTTGTCTAGTTCTCTAGTTTGTATgtggtcatttctataaatttcctgtttacaaaactttgaatttttcgaaaaactaaggattttcttatcccaggcatagattaccttagccgtatttggcacaacattttggaattttggatcttcattgctcttcaattttgtacttgtttggcattttacctatttcgatatgagcgtcactgatgagtcttatgcagacgaaacgcgcgtctggcgtagtAAATTATCATCctgataactattttaaaccCCAACCAGACCCTAATATAAGAGTCATGCCAAACCCAAGTTTTAAAGttatgaatgtttattttttgtcaatgagtttcaattttgttttattaatatggATGTTTACGAAAAGAATGAGTATTATTTTCCATTTACTACCTGAACAGAACATATtggcattttatatttttcaaaagaaatcatAGGATATTTTTTGAGTTCTCTCCCTTAAAAGAGTTTTATAATGCATTCTATAGACTTTATATCTCTTTATACTGATATGGGTTCATATGAAtcttaacattatttttatattctcaAAACAATAACTTTTCTTATTGTATTTTAGATGCTGCTCCTCCGCCATCTTACGATTCCCTTTttggaaaactaaaaaaagcGAAGGAAGAATCAGATGGAAATGTTGATTTCGTTAAGACATGCTGTGGAATTCTAGTACGTTCTGGTAAgtacatgttttaaatatgtatccAATAATATAGCTACATTCTTACTACTCGTATgcttgttagtcttgtgtgggttttttttttttttttttttttcatttatatgtttcgaagtttagtgtgacgtccattttcattgaactagtacacatttttgtaaaggGGCCAACTGAAGCTCGCCTCCAAGTGCGGGATTTTCTCCCTCTGCAAGTGTTGAAtgcccattggtggccttgggctgttttctgctctttggtcgggttgttgtctctttgacacattccttgtATCCATTCTTAATAATTGTCTCGCCCTGAcggagtcaaaaagcgagacataggtataCTGTTTCCGGCGTCGGCGcattagtttgtgattatgtctagtttatggtgaaccactagtggtaggtcaatgatatgtGGTGTACAGTTATAtgagcattggcacatctcatttccatggagattagtTGGCCCTACCCCCTCAGTAATGGTCTATtaactttgaaactttttgcttagtttacatgtattagtttgtgattagacAAGTCTAAGATAAACCGCTAatgttaagtcaatgatatttggtatgcaattTATTAGCATTTGCATGTCTTGTTTCCATGAAGATTATATAGCCCCACCCCCtcatcatggttcattgactttgaaacttttacatagtttacaagttaatgtttgtgtttaggTTTGTTTAAAGGGAAGACTTATGATTAGTTAATGGTATtttgtatgcagttgtattagcattgacacatttcatttccatggagattgtttagccaCGTAtcttcagtcatggttcattgacttcgAATAATTGCACAAATTACATGTTAAAGTATTactatttcaatttcaacacttgcattatcaaaattacaaaaaggcgagaTATATCTCTGTGTTAACAGATTATTACTATAGAACTGTTGAAAGAAAACGTGTTTGCTTTATACAGTTTTACTATAAAACTTTTAGGGAACATGTTTCTCCTATACCGTTtagctgtaaaaaaaaacaaaaacatttagtAGTGTTTCGCAAATGACCTACCTGAAATGCGCCTACATTTTGTACCCCCATACACCAAAATGATAAGTAAATTGGTCAATGGAATATATAACAGTAGATTGCATTAACACACATGTGGACTTCTTGATTGTGTAAGAAAATGGACATTCTAATATAGAGTCGGAACTTCAGGTTGAAGTGAAGAATATGTTGTCCTTCctattttaaattcattgttagttttatgaaaatattaacagaaaaacaggaattaattaaaaaaaaaacaagtgcctatgtttttttattttccccATAAATGCTACTGTCTGTGACCAATGTATATGCTAGTGTTGACgaattatgttttgttttttcagttGCATGTACTATCTGTTTAGGGATATTCTTGTTGATTCCAATAGCTATGATTGCCGTAGGTAAGTATCTGCTACTTTTCTGCTTTTTAACTTCATAATTCGCGAAtgcttttaaatacaaaaataacccACTAAATTCACCATGGTCAGTTTTCGTTGTTTCTATTAGGCTCATTGAGAGAATAGTCTCTTGACTAAGTTAAATGATTCTGCAGATAATTTTGATAAGATACTAAATGGATAATGTGTCTATGGGACACAAATGATGCCCCCGCTTGCAAATAAcgttataaaggggcataactcgagaacggtaaaagtgaagCTAACCAAATtcgaacttgatctgtgttttgtggtacaTGTAATAAGCAGTATGTATaggtttcataacatttggttgacgcaaactaaagttatagaaTGGAAACCAAATTCGGGACGTATATACGGACGAATGAGGGTAACACTTAAAGCCCCAGCCGGTGACGTCGGGGCatacaaatcatttatttaactGTGTGccaaaataaatcataataagTAACAAGTAATAATTATAAGTACACAGTATCAAAAACACTTTGTATTTTGGTCATTTTACGGCCTTAAGtgtgtacttaggtgaggtttaggaatttttgtcaaaaattaatGTTCGGACTTTTTCCCTACGATAGAGGATAAAATATAcgccccataacacccatttttcatttcatataagACTTCAATAGCTCATAAAggtcatttatcaaaatttaagcagattctagatttcttttctttcgATTTGGGACCCAATTATTACCAATGCaaaaataaggtaaaagtccgagtttaccttttcccgccattttattaagaataaaatatctcgaaaaggagctccataaccataatcattatttttttgcttattttgttCCTTAACTTATGCTCTTTTAACTTACAGTGTCAATTTTTCACCTAAGTGCACCCTTAAACAATGAGCTAAACCCATTCCAAGCTATAAAAGCCCCTGAAATGACAATTGTAAAATGATTCAAGCGACAAAACTAACGACTTGATTTATGacgaaataataaatgataaacaaatgtgATATACAGCAGCAAACgaaaatcactgaattacaggcgcATGACTACGTACGTTAATGGTAAGTGGTGTTGGATAAACATATACTTTTAAAGGAGGAAAGATCGcataatttttattgaaaatttaatgatCCATACATCACGTTAAAATGccagattttgattggttaagaCGAGGGAGATAATTTACTCTATCCCAAGGCTCAGCGGGAAACTGTTTTTGTAATGTCACCCTCTCGTGCAGACCAATCAAAAATCgacagtttatttatttatgagtGAAATGAATTtgcatcaataatttaaaagacaatCCTTAAATTCTACGTTTTTTGTCAACATACAATACATGCATATTGCTTCacttttattttccaaataacTGTAACGTTGTTAGTGGGTCTcgaaacagtaagcgggatccgggatcggaaccccccaatgagacccccttgtTATGCACATCACAACAAAGTGAATTACTTTCAATTTACAATGTGAAAAGACACTAATGACAGAACATTCAGTAAACTACTAGTAAATGAGATATCACATATCTTAGAGGATGATAAAAACAGATTGTTACCTTTCgaaaaaacattgtcaaccttTGCTTCGCCTCGGTTGACAAAGTTTTCTCGGGGTAACACTCTACTCTATCACACTCTCatttatgtgttatttatataatggcACATGGTCAAAAATGACTGTGCCTCATTTATGGAGCATGATCTAACATTAATGTGCGCTGTTTTAGTGTCGACGTTGATGACGTTAAACCGGAAGTTACGGTGAGCAGTCTCAGAGTCCGAAGTTAATGACGTAAATGTAAAGCCAAATATTACGGTGCGTAATCTCAGTATCCTCGTAGCATAGGACATCTGGGCTAAtcaatatgtcaaaatataacTAAATTCCCATAATGCATAGATTGCATGCATAAATCCATTTAGCattgtttgaaattaatattcTTCTACTTATGTTTTTCCCATTATATAGGAGCAACCTATTTACACGACTGTCCGGCAGAAAAAATGATCCCTATATACCTGATTGTAGCAGGGGTGTTTACCATTATAACTAACATACTAACGATCATCCGAGGAGAAGTCAATAATAGGAAGGAGGGAGAGGAAGAGAAACAGTCAGGACCTGGACCTGAACATCTTATCATCTGTTTTCTATTTGCTTGGTTCATTGCAGGTATGCTGTACAGTTATTGgacttattttttattgaaaattgtcATTAACAAAGAGCGATTTTGTTCACCATTTTTCGTGCAATAAATCTATAATTATATGTTAAAACCTTTTCACATTACAAGGAAATGCAATAAAAACGTTGACGTGTCATAttggtccgtgtaacacttatcaattaaaagtttaaaaaagttttgaaattttagatttttggaattttgatcaaagttttaaaatatcaaaatttcaaattgtgttaaagttttgaaattttgaaattttaaccaaattattaaaatatcaaaactctaaatatcgtttataaatttgatattttagaaacttgatcaaacttttgaaatactaaacctaacgtgcaattttgattatttcactttttgaaagtttaattttttaaatgtttgcttaaaatatcaaaaatataaaggggCGACAAGAGGGGTACCTATAATCACTGATGTAAACACGGCTCTGATAAGAACTAttcttagttataaataaatagtatgaaatatatcaaatcattcttaataacaaaataaataaagaaaagaataagtcgggttttttttatgaaacatattagacatcacatgggataacagtatcctgaaattttaaggttgtgcatctatcaaaaaaaaaatataattaaacctaTTTAAACCGGAATCAACTACGTTGATTTAAATCTCTAATATAAGGTTTAGCGTTTGAGATAAATAATTTAAAGCTATTTTGTGTTCCCAGTGCCCACCATTTAGAAGTATCAGTGAAAAATGACCAACTCGAAGTAAACCATATAGTATTATTCGCCTTTTTGACGTTACTGATGAAGGTAGATCCAGAAAAAAGCGCTTCGGTCGCATACAACTTAAAACTTTTTCCTTTCTTGTTTATCGATTGCAAAAGCCATGATGATAATATATTgccttttatgatttatttcagttccaaGAAATGATACGGAAGGAATACTTAATATATAGCGTTGCAATGAAAGTTGTGCTAGGTGTGTTTCAGTTGGCCCCTAGACTAAAAATGTACTGGTTCAGTGATTATATAcgtaatacatgtactaaactccgaaatataacaatgaactaaaatcaaaatcatacaagacttagaaggacagaggctcctggattgggacaggcgcacaaatgcggcggggtttaacatgcttcgtgagatcacaaccctcccctttacctctagccaataaagaatgaaaaacacacagtaATACGAACAGTAAAACGCACTTTAATAGGAAATACAAGGCCTATgtcaaaatatgaaacaaactAAGAAACTAATTAACatgacaatgataataaaatagcaaatttgttccggaacattcatgaaatatttctcactggcaacaaaaaaaaatcgataatttaaaATAGGTTGTTAACATACAAATTAAGAAGAAACGTAAGATTCAACTTCCGAGGACAAAGTTTCCCTTATAGATGgatttaaatatgtattaacTTCATATTGGTCAAACACCTCTTTAATtgtttcgttcttatttttcttgaatttcaaatttcagtttcagcgTTCCGTAGGTGAATTCTTTACTTAAAATTCAGCGTTTTACATTGTACTGGTTTTTCGAGAGCAACATAAGTGTACggccaaaaatggaaaaaatccaTCATGCAGCTGACAGTGTGGCTTCTCTTTGCACGCCCCATTCTGACTGGATGTACATGTGTACTTTTAGTTTGCTCAAAGTCGATTGTCGTACGATAacttaaaaataaccaaataacAAATTGCAAATACGGGACAATAATAtcctttaatacaaaaaaatctattcctTTTGTTTACTATTATAAAACAGTGGTTGATTTAGAACCTCTAATGGAGCTACGTGTATGATAACCAGTCCAAACGTTGTCTTTaaagggagcaaccatttaacttttaaagtgGGGTGAGGTTGTTTTGTCGAAGCACtgacaattttattaagttttccATCGCTATTAATCAACTTGTctggttcaaaatttaacactaaaagGCATGGATACACAGAATATTATATCATCAAATtagggatcagaatattttaatgtaccaTTATCGAAGCCCCTAGTGGtaatatcaagaaaaaaaacagggACTATCTAAATATTGGTTCCCCAGAAGATTACCATTTATCGCTGATAGAAACTTTTGAacacaattttcaactttcaaaatgccGGCACCTACAACTGGATAGATGGGtgcttaatgtagtacagcgacaactattacataaacatgaatgcaagttgggtgcttaatgtagtacagcggtaactattacataaatatgaatgctcgtgaaaataatgtttatggtaTACGTTTATATATGATACGAAAGGTTTCAACTTTGACAAAACCAGAGCTATACTTTggatttaaaagtttactttatttggtcttttcaattttatttgactttatttgcctttttaacttcatttggttcgagtgtcaatgataagtcttttgtagaagaaacgcgcgtctggcgcaaaaaccggcaaaatttatattctggtatctatctatgatgagtttttgtagATACCTTGTAACAGTATCTTGTTTCCAATTTGCTGATATTGGATCTTAGTACCGTCTTAATTTCAGCGTaaataagattatattaaaaacctcCCACACTGTGGACTAGCACAACCTTAATTAGGACACCATCATTCAGTATCATaaaaccagcaggtaaaatggtcaatatcagagccgtacgtctgttttttaaatagattatctTCAGAatcttttaagaaatattaattttgtcatccaAATTTTCACCGCTTACAAACGtccgttttatttcatacataatcttttaagtatcagtatgattttaattcattttgtttCGTTTCGTTCCGCTTTTATTTCGTTTCGCTTTTTACAGGTATCCCTCTTATTgccccttttctattttgatattttaagcaaacatttaaaaaatcaaactttcaaaaagtgaaataatcaaaattgcgcgttaggtttagtattttaaaagtttgatcaaatttctaaactatGAAATTTctaaacgatatttagaattttgatattttaattatttggttaaaatttcaaaatttctaaactttaacacaatttgaaattttgatattttaaaactttgatcaaaattccaaaaatctaaaagttcaaaactttttaaaactttgaattgataagtgttacacggacccaTATTGCACTAGTTCAATGCTTGGTAAAAATAATCAACGTGTGGTAGCCGATGATCTCAGAATATGATTGGATGAGTTTACAGGTCATGACCCTTATCAGCTCACTGAATGAAT includes these proteins:
- the LOC134687304 gene encoding transmembrane protein 272-like, with the protein product MASKGAELKAAEAGTAPPSYVGPNDAAPPPSYDSLFGKLKKAKEESDGNVDFVKTCCGILVRSVACTICLGIFLLIPIAMIAVGATYLHDCPAEKMIPIYLIVAGVFTIITNILTIIRGEVNNRKEGEEEKQSGPGPEHLIICFLFAWFIAGNVWVYRTYDDWQSSNSILDNYCNPTLYYFSFWIISSIYVVLGVLTVLSIALGICTCIFGKKV